A single genomic interval of Deltaproteobacteria bacterium harbors:
- a CDS encoding tetratricopeptide repeat protein translates to MKRTVLLLLFVTGAIGGSAWADSAATLKQQGDEQAKSGNSAQAMELYRRAIAADAGHLPAHDALTAQLLRAGQFAEVVRLLEELLRKAPKHADAWYSVAYAHRKLGRLDAAIAAYRQYAALRPERADPHYGLGLALRAKGQVALAAASFRRYAELEKDPTKQTWVAKARAFAAEAERLATPAPRQPPVAKAPASAATPKGAPVAKPARGSSAAHKSRGDALLKAGKLAEAVAAYRAAVASDAKNLPAVNELGSALFRLERYPEAAEAFRGAVTASPSFALGWYNLAYALRKAGKLEEAVAAYRRFSELKPADPDPYFGLGLTYLGLGKRAEARQAFGEYLKREKRPGQEKWLAEAKKHLAALEAGPAAPKPSAAAAPSAEGAKAAATDTPVGIPMPTMAESPPHTDSGRRREQAVVFARTGRCTAAIPIYRQTVAEDPFDTRAYDGLAFCAHRLGQHHQGILDLRTALRDNPEYETAWHHLGRLYRLSGQPQAAVGAYRRYLSKQPRHAEAQLELARALRASGLAAEAIEAYRAFLALDDHAELQPQRASARAELQALGGTPPAAPSAKQEGKEAGSGRASGPKGPASETGGKAPTPVASKLPADVMAKAMKEAGIGKRGGTSPGEGEGATEHTAVPVLSPAEKRAAAKEARRKAAEEKRAALEAKRTEEKRKREEARAARAAAAAAKKAEAERKREEAKQQREAETQRKAEEKQRRTDTQRMAQGAAETAVPAAAGGAAKGSGSGEKGQGGFSAALAEDLRRVPGGAKPEEGSAESPAAATALVALGDKQFASKRFLVALGLYRHAAQLDAKNVEALERAALAAVALQRLELAAELYGKLLKLEPKHRSAALGLRLTRAGGRPIRGVGRASLDNARRELQARRFAEADKALAQLPAAALGSEGYRLKAEAQLGLGRGEGALHEAGRALALDPSDVEALRLMGEAHRLLGNRSRALTYFRQYLAKPAGQRSSARRAAVSRAVAELAGR, encoded by the coding sequence ATGAAACGGACCGTTCTTCTTCTTCTCTTCGTGACGGGAGCCATCGGTGGGTCGGCCTGGGCTGACTCGGCGGCGACGCTGAAACAGCAGGGCGATGAGCAGGCGAAGAGCGGCAACTCCGCCCAGGCGATGGAGCTCTACCGTCGGGCGATCGCGGCCGATGCGGGGCACCTGCCGGCCCACGACGCCTTGACGGCGCAGCTCCTGCGGGCGGGACAGTTCGCGGAGGTGGTCCGGCTTCTCGAGGAGCTCCTGCGCAAGGCGCCGAAGCACGCCGACGCTTGGTACAGCGTGGCGTACGCGCATCGCAAGCTCGGCCGGCTCGATGCCGCCATCGCCGCCTATCGGCAGTACGCGGCGCTCCGTCCGGAGCGGGCGGACCCCCACTACGGGCTCGGGCTCGCGTTGCGGGCCAAGGGGCAGGTAGCGCTGGCTGCGGCCAGCTTCCGTCGCTACGCGGAGCTCGAGAAGGATCCGACCAAGCAGACCTGGGTCGCGAAGGCCCGGGCCTTCGCGGCGGAGGCGGAGCGCCTCGCGACGCCGGCCCCCAGGCAGCCCCCGGTGGCCAAGGCCCCGGCGAGTGCCGCGACGCCCAAGGGTGCGCCTGTCGCCAAGCCGGCTCGAGGGAGCTCGGCGGCGCACAAGAGCCGCGGGGATGCGCTCCTCAAGGCTGGCAAGCTCGCCGAGGCCGTGGCGGCGTACCGTGCGGCGGTGGCGAGCGACGCCAAGAATCTGCCGGCGGTGAACGAGCTCGGCAGCGCGCTCTTCCGGCTGGAGCGGTATCCGGAGGCGGCGGAGGCTTTTCGCGGGGCGGTGACCGCGAGCCCGTCCTTCGCGCTCGGCTGGTACAACCTCGCCTACGCGCTCCGCAAGGCGGGCAAGCTCGAGGAGGCGGTCGCGGCCTACCGCAGGTTCTCCGAGCTCAAGCCGGCGGACCCCGATCCCTACTTCGGCCTCGGGCTCACGTACCTCGGACTCGGCAAGCGTGCGGAGGCGAGGCAGGCCTTCGGCGAGTACCTGAAGCGCGAGAAACGCCCCGGCCAGGAGAAGTGGCTGGCCGAGGCGAAGAAGCACCTCGCCGCGCTGGAGGCCGGGCCCGCGGCTCCGAAGCCGAGCGCGGCGGCGGCGCCGTCCGCGGAGGGCGCGAAGGCCGCGGCGACCGACACGCCCGTCGGGATCCCGATGCCCACCATGGCGGAGAGCCCGCCGCACACCGACAGCGGGCGACGGCGCGAGCAGGCCGTGGTCTTCGCGCGGACGGGGCGCTGCACGGCTGCCATTCCGATCTATCGCCAGACAGTGGCGGAGGACCCGTTCGACACCCGCGCCTACGACGGGCTGGCCTTCTGCGCGCATCGCCTGGGCCAGCACCACCAGGGGATCCTCGACCTGCGGACGGCCCTGCGGGACAACCCCGAATACGAAACGGCGTGGCACCACCTCGGACGGCTCTACCGGCTCTCGGGGCAACCCCAGGCGGCCGTCGGGGCCTATCGGCGTTACCTGTCGAAGCAGCCGCGACACGCCGAGGCGCAGCTCGAGCTGGCCCGCGCGCTTCGGGCGAGCGGTCTCGCCGCCGAGGCGATCGAGGCCTACCGGGCGTTTCTCGCGCTGGACGATCATGCCGAGCTACAGCCCCAGCGGGCGTCGGCCCGGGCCGAGCTGCAGGCGCTCGGTGGCACTCCCCCGGCGGCGCCCTCGGCGAAGCAGGAGGGCAAGGAGGCGGGCTCTGGGCGAGCGTCCGGCCCGAAGGGTCCCGCGTCGGAGACGGGCGGAAAGGCTCCGACGCCCGTGGCGAGCAAGCTGCCCGCGGACGTGATGGCCAAGGCGATGAAGGAGGCCGGTATCGGCAAGCGAGGAGGCACCAGTCCGGGCGAAGGCGAGGGCGCGACGGAGCATACGGCGGTGCCCGTGCTGTCCCCGGCGGAGAAGCGCGCGGCGGCCAAGGAGGCCCGGCGCAAGGCGGCGGAGGAGAAGCGCGCCGCGCTCGAGGCGAAGCGCACCGAGGAGAAGCGCAAGCGCGAGGAGGCCCGGGCGGCCCGGGCGGCGGCCGCGGCGGCGAAGAAGGCGGAGGCCGAGCGGAAGCGTGAGGAGGCGAAGCAGCAGCGAGAGGCCGAGACCCAGCGCAAGGCGGAGGAGAAGCAGCGCCGCACCGACACGCAGCGCATGGCCCAGGGTGCGGCGGAGACGGCCGTGCCGGCGGCGGCGGGCGGGGCGGCGAAGGGGTCGGGCAGCGGAGAGAAGGGCCAGGGCGGCTTCAGCGCGGCGCTCGCCGAGGACCTGCGGCGGGTCCCGGGCGGCGCGAAACCCGAGGAGGGGAGCGCGGAGAGTCCTGCGGCGGCGACGGCGCTCGTGGCTCTCGGAGACAAGCAGTTCGCCTCGAAGCGCTTCCTCGTCGCGCTAGGGCTCTATCGGCACGCGGCCCAGTTGGACGCGAAGAACGTGGAGGCCCTCGAACGTGCCGCTCTCGCGGCGGTGGCGCTGCAGCGGCTCGAGCTGGCGGCCGAGCTCTACGGCAAGCTCCTCAAGCTGGAGCCCAAGCACCGGAGCGCCGCCCTCGGGCTGCGACTGACGCGCGCGGGGGGGCGTCCGATCCGGGGGGTGGGCCGGGCGTCGCTGGACAATGCGCGGCGCGAGCTGCAGGCGCGGCGCTTTGCCGAGGCGGACAAGGCGCTCGCGCAGCTTCCTGCGGCGGCGCTCGGCAGCGAGGGGTACCGCCTCAAAGCGGAGGCGCAGCTCGGGCTCGGGCGGGGCGAGGGGGCGTTGCACGAGGCCGGCCGCGCCCTGGCCCTGGATCCGTCCGACGTGGAGGCGCTTCGGCTCATGGGCGAGGCGCATCGCCTGCTGGGCAATCGCTCACGCGCGCTGACCTACTTCAGACAGTACCTCGCGAAGCCCGCGGGGCAGCGCTCATCCGCGCGCCGGGCCGCCGTGAGCCGGGCCGTCGCAGAGCTCGCCGGGCGGTAG
- a CDS encoding DUF192 domain-containing protein yields the protein MRALKTFLPILVALAAAACSHQSRGDAASAGSPAVYLLGGAQPVKVRVELARTPEERAIGLMHRQSLPADAGMLFLFDKEEPQAFWMKNTHIPLDMLFIDQQLKVVGLIESAEPRSTASRKVDAPARYVLEVNAGFAAAHHIGVGTKVRFEGVTVP from the coding sequence GTGCGCGCGCTCAAGACCTTCTTGCCGATCCTCGTCGCCCTCGCGGCAGCCGCCTGCTCCCATCAGAGCCGAGGCGACGCGGCCTCCGCAGGCAGCCCCGCCGTCTACCTGCTCGGCGGCGCGCAGCCCGTGAAGGTCCGGGTCGAGCTGGCGCGCACTCCCGAGGAGCGCGCCATCGGCTTGATGCACCGCCAGAGCCTCCCGGCCGACGCCGGCATGCTCTTCCTCTTCGACAAGGAAGAGCCGCAAGCCTTCTGGATGAAGAACACCCACATCCCTCTGGACATGCTCTTCATCGACCAGCAGCTCAAGGTGGTAGGCCTCATCGAGTCGGCAGAGCCGCGCAGCACCGCCTCGCGCAAGGTGGATGCCCCCGCCCGTTACGTACTGGAGGTGAACGCCGGCTTCGCCGCGGCCCACCACATCGGCGTCGGGACGAAGGTACGATTCGAAGGCGTGACCGTGCCTTGA
- a CDS encoding PEGA domain-containing protein encodes MKRPVLFGKYVLLERISVGGMAEVFQAKSFGVEGFEKILAIKRILPSLAEDDEFIDMFIDEAKIAGQLSHANVCQIFELGEIAASHFIAMEYVWGKDCLQVQNRFRRLRRRMPLPMACYIAGKTCEGLDYAHRKRDDQGSPLNIIHRDVSPQNVLISYEGEIKIIDFGIAKAVSRSSKTQAGVLKGKFGYMSPEQVRGLPLDQRSDIFAIGTILYEMCTGERLFTGESDFATLEKVRNADVLPPSTVNPMIPAELDAIVLKALQREPEDRYTWANDMQEDLMAFLMHQEPIFTAKHLSATLKELFEKERRREQESLEAYKRIRREDVGELAVLAPGGGAALPLVPTLPPTLPPLSADADSPPAILTGRPREPSRPGAREPSRPGPREPSRPGPREPSRPSVRDLARPVLPVAVQAPDTAEQDDFDEGATEVGGPGFAREVSPSLAAGAAGLVEEPSGELPEVKEFDDGATQIFADQAAPKPFAAEPTYIFNADAAQAPPPGASAKPGSGNGRLQPSSTGSAAVIFDAVPNAGPDSGMQPISGTTPLALGGRRATLVKDVLIGVLVALVVILCLVLWRFFSVGPKEAPATVVISTSPPRAAEIHLDGRSVGRMSVGTPFTLKDLASGTHQVTVLAEGGAPVVNSVTVKPGDVRVLLVTLPTPKAAGYLLLELDPKDAQVWVDGAEISAAAVRSPIQLAADRPHELKVAKTGYEPEAFTVQVKGAERQERKVTLHESAVGRALIQSEPPGALVALDSKARGTTPLTLSELAPGRYKVSFSLEGYEGRTAGLTVQAGKQAEVKVQLVARSVASGEDDGSAAVRPTPPPRKPKRSKTHERTGGSERDPGTKPEGGETGTASVAGQGFLVANTTPWAKVLIDGQDTGRTTPIAPRSKIPLKAGKHTVTFVVEGKRFSFPLSVKAGETARLIKQLPVEP; translated from the coding sequence ATGAAACGGCCTGTTCTCTTCGGGAAGTACGTGCTGCTCGAACGCATCAGCGTCGGCGGCATGGCGGAGGTATTTCAGGCCAAGTCCTTCGGCGTCGAAGGCTTCGAGAAGATCCTCGCCATCAAGCGCATCCTCCCCTCGCTCGCCGAGGACGATGAGTTCATCGACATGTTCATCGATGAGGCGAAGATCGCCGGCCAGCTCTCGCACGCCAACGTGTGCCAGATCTTCGAGCTGGGCGAGATCGCCGCGTCGCACTTCATCGCGATGGAGTACGTCTGGGGCAAGGACTGCCTCCAGGTCCAGAACCGCTTTCGTCGTCTGCGCCGGCGCATGCCCCTGCCCATGGCCTGCTACATCGCCGGCAAGACCTGCGAGGGCCTGGACTATGCGCACCGCAAGAGAGACGACCAGGGCAGTCCCCTGAACATCATTCACCGGGACGTGAGCCCGCAGAACGTCCTGATCTCCTACGAAGGGGAGATCAAGATCATCGACTTCGGCATCGCCAAGGCCGTCAGCCGATCATCGAAGACGCAGGCCGGAGTGCTGAAGGGGAAGTTCGGGTACATGTCGCCCGAGCAGGTGAGGGGCCTGCCGCTCGACCAGCGCTCGGACATCTTTGCGATCGGGACGATCCTCTACGAGATGTGTACGGGGGAGCGTCTCTTCACCGGCGAGAGCGACTTCGCCACGCTCGAGAAGGTGCGGAACGCGGACGTGCTGCCGCCGAGCACCGTGAACCCGATGATCCCGGCGGAGCTCGACGCCATCGTCCTGAAGGCGCTTCAGCGCGAGCCCGAGGATCGCTACACCTGGGCCAACGACATGCAGGAGGACCTGATGGCCTTCCTCATGCACCAGGAGCCGATCTTCACGGCCAAGCATCTGTCCGCGACGCTCAAGGAGCTCTTCGAGAAGGAACGGCGGCGGGAACAGGAATCACTCGAGGCCTACAAGCGTATCCGGCGAGAGGACGTGGGGGAGCTGGCGGTGCTGGCCCCCGGAGGCGGGGCTGCGTTGCCGCTCGTGCCCACCTTGCCGCCCACGCTGCCGCCGCTGTCGGCGGATGCGGACTCGCCGCCCGCGATACTTACCGGCCGTCCCCGGGAGCCGAGTCGCCCGGGGGCTCGCGAGCCCAGCCGTCCCGGGCCCCGCGAGCCGAGTCGCCCCGGGCCCCGCGAGCCCAGTCGACCTTCCGTTCGCGACCTGGCGCGGCCGGTGCTGCCTGTCGCCGTCCAAGCCCCCGACACGGCGGAGCAGGACGACTTCGACGAAGGGGCGACGGAGGTCGGGGGGCCGGGCTTCGCGCGCGAGGTGTCCCCGTCGCTGGCCGCCGGCGCGGCGGGACTCGTCGAGGAGCCGTCCGGGGAGCTGCCGGAGGTGAAGGAGTTCGACGACGGGGCGACGCAGATCTTTGCCGACCAGGCCGCTCCCAAGCCCTTCGCCGCCGAGCCGACGTACATCTTCAATGCGGACGCAGCGCAGGCGCCGCCTCCCGGCGCTTCGGCGAAGCCGGGGAGCGGAAACGGGCGGCTGCAACCGAGCAGCACGGGCTCGGCGGCCGTGATCTTCGACGCGGTCCCGAACGCGGGGCCCGACTCGGGGATGCAGCCGATCAGTGGGACGACGCCCCTCGCGCTCGGAGGCCGGCGCGCCACGCTGGTGAAGGACGTGCTCATCGGCGTGCTCGTGGCCCTGGTGGTGATCCTGTGCCTGGTGCTCTGGCGCTTCTTCTCGGTCGGCCCGAAGGAGGCGCCCGCCACGGTGGTGATCAGCACGAGTCCCCCTCGCGCCGCGGAGATCCACCTGGACGGCCGCTCCGTCGGACGCATGTCGGTTGGGACGCCCTTCACGCTGAAGGATCTCGCGTCGGGGACGCACCAGGTCACCGTGCTGGCAGAGGGCGGAGCGCCGGTCGTGAACAGCGTGACCGTGAAGCCGGGCGACGTGCGCGTCTTGCTCGTGACCCTGCCCACGCCGAAGGCCGCGGGGTACCTGCTTCTCGAGCTGGATCCGAAGGACGCGCAGGTCTGGGTGGATGGCGCCGAGATCTCGGCCGCCGCAGTGCGATCGCCGATCCAGCTGGCGGCGGATCGGCCGCACGAGCTGAAGGTCGCCAAGACCGGCTACGAGCCGGAGGCGTTCACGGTGCAGGTGAAGGGGGCAGAGCGGCAGGAGCGCAAGGTCACGCTCCACGAGAGCGCCGTGGGGCGCGCGCTCATCCAGTCTGAACCGCCCGGGGCGCTCGTGGCGCTGGACAGCAAGGCGCGGGGGACGACGCCGCTGACGCTGAGCGAGCTCGCTCCCGGGCGCTACAAAGTGAGCTTCAGCCTGGAGGGCTACGAGGGACGTACGGCTGGCCTCACCGTGCAGGCGGGCAAGCAGGCAGAGGTGAAGGTGCAGCTCGTGGCGCGCTCGGTCGCATCGGGGGAGGACGACGGCTCCGCCGCGGTGCGACCGACCCCACCGCCCCGCAAGCCGAAGCGCTCGAAGACGCACGAACGGACGGGCGGGTCGGAGCGCGACCCAGGGACGAAGCCGGAGGGGGGGGAGACGGGCACGGCGAGCGTCGCCGGCCAGGGCTTCCTCGTGGCGAACACGACTCCGTGGGCCAAGGTCCTCATCGACGGACAGGACACGGGGCGGACCACGCCCATCGCCCCGCGGTCCAAGATCCCCCTGAAGGCGGGCAAGCACACGGTGACCTTCGTGGTGGAGGGGAAACGGTTCAGTTTTCCGCTATCGGTCAAGGCGGGAGAGACGGCCCGGCTGATCAAGCAGCTCCCGGTGGAGCCGTAG
- a CDS encoding uroporphyrinogen-III synthase yields the protein MKRVETVVVLVGGGPGPADLVTVRGRAQLLRAQHLVVTPPAVAGLVQLCPQAAPRESVGGSAEGAFPEAVVARVADAARAGARVVWLVPGDAAGPRYASLREALRSAGVALEVVPGPTSAGEGRVSPLAGRRVLVTRARQQAGPTCEALEALGAEVVCLPTIQFAAPVDDEPLRRAAGRLEEYDWLIVTSANAVEPLWTAVRAAGRDARAFANLRICAIGPGTAQALSGMGLCADLIPEDHRAEGVLAALAEEPLAAKRVLIPRAAVAREVLPETLRARGAEVDVVPAYRTVLPEPEQTAEGLDAVRRGEVDVLTFTSASTVDHFAELVGADLAASVAGRTIVAIGPVTAAACARHGLPVHVVPETFTLSTMIDALVRHVAEKGR from the coding sequence ATGAAACGCGTCGAAACGGTGGTGGTGCTCGTCGGAGGCGGTCCGGGTCCTGCGGACCTCGTGACCGTGCGCGGTCGCGCGCAGCTCCTGCGGGCGCAGCACCTCGTCGTCACGCCTCCTGCGGTCGCGGGCCTCGTGCAGCTCTGTCCGCAGGCCGCCCCGAGGGAGAGCGTCGGCGGCTCGGCCGAGGGGGCTTTCCCGGAGGCCGTCGTCGCGCGCGTGGCCGACGCGGCGCGAGCGGGAGCGCGCGTGGTTTGGCTGGTGCCGGGAGACGCGGCCGGACCCCGTTACGCGTCGCTGCGGGAGGCGCTGCGGAGCGCAGGGGTGGCTCTCGAGGTGGTCCCCGGACCGACGAGCGCGGGGGAGGGGCGGGTGAGCCCGCTCGCCGGCCGGCGGGTGCTCGTGACGCGCGCGCGCCAGCAGGCGGGGCCCACCTGCGAGGCGCTCGAGGCGCTCGGAGCCGAAGTAGTCTGCCTGCCGACCATCCAGTTCGCGGCGCCCGTCGACGACGAGCCGTTGCGGCGCGCCGCGGGACGACTCGAGGAGTACGACTGGCTCATCGTTACGAGCGCGAACGCGGTCGAGCCTCTCTGGACGGCGGTGCGCGCGGCCGGGCGGGACGCGCGAGCCTTCGCGAACCTCCGGATCTGCGCCATCGGTCCCGGTACGGCGCAGGCCCTCTCGGGGATGGGGCTCTGTGCCGACCTGATCCCCGAGGACCACCGCGCGGAGGGGGTCCTGGCGGCGCTGGCCGAGGAGCCGCTCGCGGCGAAGCGCGTGCTGATCCCCCGCGCGGCGGTCGCGCGCGAGGTGCTCCCCGAGACGCTGCGCGCGCGCGGTGCGGAGGTGGACGTGGTGCCGGCCTACCGCACGGTTCTTCCGGAGCCGGAGCAGACGGCCGAAGGGCTCGACGCCGTTCGCCGCGGCGAGGTGGACGTGCTCACCTTCACGAGCGCCTCGACGGTGGATCACTTCGCCGAGCTCGTCGGCGCGGACCTCGCGGCGAGCGTCGCGGGGCGGACCATCGTGGCCATCGGACCGGTCACGGCGGCGGCCTGCGCGCGCCACGGGCTGCCCGTCCACGTGGTTCCAGAAACCTTCACCCTGAGCACGATGATCGATGCGCTCGTGCGCCACGTCGCGGAGAAAGGCCGGTAG
- a CDS encoding AarF/ABC1/UbiB kinase family protein, with amino-acid sequence MEGHAPTPSPTKPHGSPIRPPWRFLKAYVVTLRILSSYLWIRLLARYRSKVAIDLVLQKANLRNARRIYRAIVELQGLYIKVGQLFSIMTNFLPDAFRTELAGLQDQVPPRPFRAIEKRLREEFGGRGPKELFESFEETPVASASIGQVHVARLPGGRRVAVKVQYPDIDEIVRSDLAALRRIFSLINRFVPYHGLDAIYHEIRAMVLQELDFTSEARNAELIAKNFAGREDVRFPQVVRDLTTPRVLTTEFVDAVKINDLKGLERLQVDRKALARLVIESYCQQIFHHGLYHADPHPGNILVSAGPTIHFLDFGAVAVLSEQMRGGLVTLLQGAINRDTQKIVTSLRQMGFLAHQADPKVYDRVVEYFHDRFQREIKLESFNLKDIKFDPQQGLENLADLRQMNISLADITDTFRVPKEWIMLERTILLLMGLCTELDPELNPMAVIRPHVEEFVLGKDGDWSRFMLDTSRDIILAALALPAEIKKFTSRAMQGEIEIKLAGQSEYAQLYYLLVQQVVFTALTITAAVAALRFDERGMDRALDSTIWAGSFFGVMLLRSMLKARRWIRRQTRRR; translated from the coding sequence ATGGAGGGCCACGCACCGACTCCGAGCCCGACGAAGCCCCACGGCAGCCCTATCCGGCCCCCCTGGCGCTTCCTGAAGGCCTACGTGGTGACGCTCCGGATCCTGAGCTCGTACCTCTGGATCCGCCTGCTCGCGCGCTATCGCTCCAAGGTGGCGATCGACCTCGTGCTGCAGAAGGCCAACCTCCGCAACGCGCGGCGCATCTACCGCGCCATCGTGGAGCTGCAGGGCCTCTACATCAAGGTGGGTCAGCTCTTCTCGATCATGACCAACTTCCTGCCCGACGCCTTCCGGACCGAGCTGGCGGGGCTGCAGGACCAGGTGCCGCCGCGCCCCTTCCGCGCGATCGAGAAGCGCCTGCGCGAGGAGTTCGGCGGCCGCGGGCCGAAGGAGCTCTTCGAGTCCTTCGAGGAGACCCCGGTGGCCAGCGCCAGCATCGGACAGGTGCACGTAGCCCGCTTGCCGGGCGGGCGCCGCGTGGCGGTGAAGGTGCAGTACCCCGATATCGACGAGATCGTGCGGAGCGACCTGGCGGCGCTGCGACGGATCTTCTCGCTGATCAACCGCTTCGTCCCCTACCACGGCCTGGACGCGATCTATCACGAGATCCGCGCCATGGTGCTGCAGGAGCTCGACTTCACCTCGGAGGCGCGCAACGCGGAGCTCATCGCCAAGAACTTCGCGGGCCGCGAGGACGTGCGCTTCCCGCAGGTGGTGCGCGACCTCACGACCCCGCGCGTGCTGACCACCGAGTTCGTCGACGCCGTCAAGATCAACGACCTCAAGGGCCTCGAGCGGCTGCAGGTCGACCGCAAGGCGCTGGCGCGACTCGTCATCGAGAGCTACTGCCAGCAGATCTTCCACCACGGCCTGTATCACGCCGATCCGCACCCGGGGAACATCCTGGTCAGCGCGGGACCCACGATCCACTTCCTCGACTTCGGCGCGGTGGCGGTGCTCTCGGAGCAGATGCGCGGCGGCCTCGTCACGTTGCTGCAGGGCGCGATCAACCGCGACACGCAGAAGATCGTGACCTCGCTGCGCCAGATGGGGTTTCTCGCCCACCAGGCCGACCCGAAGGTCTACGACCGCGTGGTGGAGTACTTTCACGATCGCTTCCAGCGCGAGATCAAGCTCGAGAGCTTCAACCTCAAGGACATCAAGTTCGACCCGCAACAAGGGCTCGAGAACCTGGCGGACCTACGCCAGATGAACATCTCCCTGGCGGACATCACCGACACGTTTCGAGTGCCCAAGGAATGGATCATGCTGGAACGCACGATCCTGCTCCTTATGGGCCTCTGCACCGAGCTCGACCCGGAGCTGAACCCGATGGCCGTCATTCGCCCCCACGTCGAGGAGTTCGTCCTCGGCAAGGACGGGGACTGGTCGCGGTTCATGCTCGACACCAGCCGCGACATCATCCTCGCGGCGCTCGCCCTGCCGGCCGAGATCAAGAAGTTCACGAGCCGCGCGATGCAGGGCGAGATCGAGATCAAGCTCGCGGGGCAGTCGGAGTACGCGCAGCTCTACTACCTCCTCGTTCAGCAGGTGGTGTTCACCGCGCTGACCATCACGGCCGCCGTGGCCGCCCTGCGCTTCGACGAGCGCGGGATGGATCGGGCTCTGGACAGCACCATCTGGGCCGGCAGCTTCTTCGGCGTGATGCTCTTGCGTTCGATGCTCAAGGCGCGGCGCTGGATCCGACGCCAGACCCGGCGCCGGTAG
- a CDS encoding long-chain fatty acid--CoA ligase, producing MAIDTIISRFKRHAETQPHSPAMWYRQGGAWVPIDWRTYYARCLDFAGALLAMGYEPGDAVAIMGNNRPEWLIADVGAMMVRGVPAGIYQTSTVEQAAYIAAHCEAKVVVVEDEEQWKKIAAVRDQLPNLRKVVIMASAAQVNDPLVVSFDDFCKSGADQHPAVQKRSDEIQPDDLSTLIYTSGTTGPPKGVMLSAKNLAATAAIAVEMVGDTRPEDCVVSYLPLSHIAEQMFSVHVALTVGYPIWFCPKLEQLKEVLIAARPTLFLGVPRVWEKFQTALEQKLNEATGLKATIIRWSRKVGTEAGQYRVRHGAPSGMLGFKETVARRLFFDKLAKQVGLDRLRVAVSGAAPISRETLEFFLSCGIAIHEVYGQSEGTGPSTFNWPRPGKTKIGTVGIPIPRVDVKIAEDGEIIVRGPNVFLGYFKEEEATKATLIDGWLHSGDVGEFDAEGFLRITDRKKDLLITAGGKNVAPQNIEKLLRNIPGVGQAVVIGDRRKYLVALVTIDPVGGPALAKAKGWPEASDALARHAAFLAHVQSGVDAANSQLARYETVKKFTVLPNDFTLETGELTPTQKIKRKVVYEKYGQQIEAMYGGEGD from the coding sequence ATGGCCATCGACACGATCATTTCCCGATTCAAGCGGCACGCCGAGACGCAGCCCCATAGCCCGGCCATGTGGTATCGCCAGGGGGGCGCGTGGGTCCCGATCGACTGGCGTACCTACTACGCGCGCTGTCTCGACTTCGCCGGGGCGCTGCTGGCCATGGGGTACGAGCCCGGCGACGCCGTGGCGATCATGGGCAACAACCGTCCGGAGTGGCTCATCGCCGACGTGGGGGCGATGATGGTTCGCGGCGTCCCCGCGGGCATCTACCAGACCAGCACGGTGGAGCAGGCGGCCTACATCGCGGCGCACTGCGAAGCCAAGGTGGTGGTCGTCGAGGACGAGGAGCAGTGGAAGAAGATCGCGGCAGTGCGCGACCAGCTCCCCAACCTGCGCAAGGTGGTGATCATGGCCAGCGCCGCGCAGGTGAACGACCCGCTGGTCGTCTCCTTCGACGACTTCTGCAAGTCGGGGGCTGACCAGCATCCTGCGGTCCAGAAGCGCTCCGACGAGATCCAGCCCGACGATCTGTCCACGCTCATCTACACCAGCGGGACGACGGGGCCGCCGAAGGGCGTCATGCTCAGCGCCAAGAACCTGGCCGCCACCGCCGCCATCGCCGTCGAGATGGTCGGGGACACGCGCCCCGAGGACTGCGTCGTCTCCTACCTGCCGCTCTCGCACATCGCGGAGCAGATGTTCTCCGTGCACGTGGCGCTGACGGTGGGCTACCCGATCTGGTTCTGCCCGAAGCTCGAGCAGCTGAAGGAGGTGCTCATCGCGGCGCGTCCCACGCTCTTCCTCGGAGTTCCCCGCGTGTGGGAGAAGTTCCAGACTGCCCTCGAGCAGAAGCTGAACGAGGCGACGGGGCTCAAGGCCACGATCATCCGCTGGTCGCGCAAGGTCGGCACGGAGGCGGGCCAGTATCGCGTCCGCCACGGGGCCCCCTCCGGCATGCTGGGCTTCAAGGAGACGGTGGCGCGGCGCCTCTTCTTCGACAAGCTGGCGAAGCAGGTGGGCCTCGACCGCCTGCGCGTCGCGGTGAGCGGCGCGGCCCCGATCTCGCGCGAGACACTGGAGTTCTTCCTGAGCTGCGGGATCGCGATCCACGAGGTCTACGGCCAGTCCGAGGGGACCGGGCCGAGCACCTTCAACTGGCCGCGTCCCGGCAAGACGAAGATCGGTACGGTAGGGATCCCGATCCCGCGGGTGGACGTGAAGATCGCCGAGGACGGCGAGATCATCGTGCGCGGACCGAACGTCTTCCTCGGCTACTTCAAGGAAGAGGAGGCCACCAAGGCCACGCTGATCGACGGCTGGCTCCACTCCGGCGACGTGGGCGAGTTCGATGCGGAGGGCTTCCTGCGGATCACCGATCGCAAGAAGGACCTGCTCATCACGGCGGGGGGCAAGAACGTGGCCCCGCAGAACATCGAGAAGCTCCTGCGCAACATCCCCGGCGTGGGGCAAGCGGTGGTGATCGGCGACCGTCGCAAGTATCTGGTGGCTCTCGTGACCATCGATCCCGTGGGCGGCCCGGCGCTGGCCAAGGCAAAGGGGTGGCCGGAGGCGTCCGACGCGCTTGCGCGCCACGCGGCGTTTCTGGCCCACGTGCAGTCCGGGGTGGACGCCGCGAACAGCCAGCTCGCGCGCTACGAGACGGTGAAGAAGTTCACCGTGCTCCCGAACGACTTCACCCTGGAGACCGGCGAGCTGACACCAACGCAGAAGATCAAGCGCAAGGTGGTCTACGAGAAGTACGGGCAGCAGATCGAGGCCATGTACGGCGGCGAGGGCGACTAG